The sequence below is a genomic window from Polaribacter vadi.
ACTATAAAGCCAAATATGGCAATTTGTACTGATGTTACTCATGATACAACAACGCCAATGATTGAAGTTAAAAAAGCTGGAAAATTAGAGTTAGGGAAAGGCCCAGTTGTAGCTTATGCTCCTGCTGTTCAGCAAAAATTACGTGATTTAATTACGGAAACTGCAGAGAAAAACAATATACCTTTTCAACGTTCTGCGCTTTCTAGAGCAACAGGAACTGATACAGATGCTTTTGCTTATAGCAATGGAGGTGTTGCTTCTGCTTTAATTTCTTTACCTTTAAGATACATGCATACCACAGTTGAAATGGTACATAGAGAAGATGTAGAAAATGTAATTAAAATAATTTATGAAACCCTTTTAAATATAAAAGGTGGAGAAACTTTTTCTTACTTTGAATAGAAATATATAAGGCACTAATTTCATGAGTTTCATAAATAAAATTGACGGAATTTCTGAAATTAGTGTTTAAAATAAATTAAATGAAACTTCAAAACCAAAAACACCTTTTCAGTATTCCTGAAGAAATAACCTATTTAAATATTGCAAGTCAATCGCCCTCTTTTAAAGCAGTTGAACAAGCAGGAATTGAAGGCGTTTTAGAAAAAAGTCATCCTTTTAAAATTACTGGCGATAGTTATTTTGAACCCGTAAAAAAGGTTAAACAACTTTTTGCAAAATTAATTGATGTTGATGATTATAACAGAATTGCCAACATTCCTTCTGCTTCTTATGGTTTAGCAACTGTTGCAAAAAATATCACTCTTAAAAAAAATGATGAAATTTTATTGGTAGAAAGTCAGTTTCCAAGCAATTATTATGTTTGGGAAAAACTAGCACATAAATTCGACGCAAAATTAAAGATTATTGCCATGCCAAAATCCACAGAAAACCGTGGTAAAATTTGGAATGAATCAATTTTGAGTGGTATTTCTGAGAACACTAAAGTTGTTGCGCTTGGAAATATTCATTGGGCAAATGGAACATTGTTCGATTTAAAATCCATCAGAAAAAAAGCTACTGAAAAAAAGGCTTTATTAATTATTGATGGAAGTCAATCTGTTGGTGCTTTGCCATTTTCTGTAAAAGAAATACAGCCAGATGCTTTAATTTGTGCTGGTTACAAATGGCTTTTTGGGCCTTATGGTTGTGGATATGCTTATTTTGGCGAATATTTTGACAATGGAAATCCGTTAGAAGAAAATTGGTCTAATCGTTTGCACAGTGAAAATATGACTGGCTTAACTTCCTACCAACCTAAATACAAACCTTTAGCTAACAGATATTCTGTTGGTGAGCATGCAAGTTTTATTCATATAAAAATGCAAATTGCAGCTTTAGAACAAGTATTGGAATGGACTCCAAAAGCAATTCAAGAATATTGTAAAGATATTACTTCAGAGGCTGTCATCACTTTAAAAGAAAATGGTTGCT
It includes:
- a CDS encoding aminotransferase class V-fold PLP-dependent enzyme, with protein sequence MKLQNQKHLFSIPEEITYLNIASQSPSFKAVEQAGIEGVLEKSHPFKITGDSYFEPVKKVKQLFAKLIDVDDYNRIANIPSASYGLATVAKNITLKKNDEILLVESQFPSNYYVWEKLAHKFDAKLKIIAMPKSTENRGKIWNESILSGISENTKVVALGNIHWANGTLFDLKSIRKKATEKKALLIIDGSQSVGALPFSVKEIQPDALICAGYKWLFGPYGCGYAYFGEYFDNGNPLEENWSNRLHSENMTGLTSYQPKYKPLANRYSVGEHASFIHIKMQIAALEQVLEWTPKAIQEYCKDITSEAVITLKENGCFVEHDAFRTHHLFGVELPKQMDIDVLKSTLKEANIFISFRVNYIRLSCHLYNTKNDFKKLTDCIIKCL